A part of Thiomicrorhabdus sediminis genomic DNA contains:
- a CDS encoding M61 family metallopeptidase → MISYSITPLDPKAHLFAVSLNIQSPQQPFQYLRLPNWIPGSYLIRDFAKHLSKLEAQDSQGNRLEVEVLDKSNWRIANHGKALQISYQVYAWDLSVRGAHFDESHGFFNGTSMFIEVVGQQDQVCRVEIAQTEFCRQQRWKVATGMPAQKTDKNGFGLYQAENYAALIDYPVEMGTFKEISFEACGIPHRMVITGVFDCDYERLTADLIKICETEIKLFKDPPPMQDYLFQVMVTGSDYGGLEHRNSTALICSRNDLPYHGMEKATDGYLQFLELCSHEYFHSWNVKRIQPKAYQLADLQTPVYTTQLWWFEGVTSYYDSLILLRAGVIDQPTYLSILAKQMTRVYRMPGRFKQSVADSSWLTWTKFYQQDENAPNAIISYYTKGSLIALALDLMIREQNNNQKSLDDVLLFLWHNFGKKQIGLEDGQIEEICSEVAGMDLSEFFASSLFATDDIDFANLFAKFGIDFKLRPAGSLADQGGSDSDAKDNYLANALGANVVDSGNNSIKLTHVWHNQAAYHAGLSAADEIIAINGLRMQNKAQLEQLMTRNKPGANLSCHYFRRDELRATELSLTEAPADRVVLSINETKTELNWLPV, encoded by the coding sequence ATGATTTCTTATAGCATTACTCCACTGGATCCAAAAGCGCATTTATTTGCCGTCAGTTTAAATATTCAAAGCCCACAACAGCCGTTTCAATATTTACGCCTGCCCAACTGGATTCCCGGGAGCTACCTGATTCGCGATTTCGCCAAGCACTTATCCAAACTCGAAGCGCAGGATAGCCAAGGCAATCGGCTTGAGGTTGAGGTGCTCGATAAATCCAACTGGCGTATTGCCAATCATGGCAAAGCCTTGCAAATCAGCTATCAGGTTTATGCTTGGGACCTATCCGTGCGCGGCGCGCATTTTGATGAAAGTCATGGTTTTTTTAACGGTACCTCTATGTTCATTGAAGTGGTCGGGCAGCAAGATCAAGTTTGTCGGGTGGAAATCGCCCAAACTGAATTCTGCCGACAACAACGATGGAAAGTCGCCACAGGAATGCCGGCGCAAAAAACTGATAAAAACGGCTTTGGCCTTTATCAGGCGGAAAACTATGCGGCATTGATCGATTACCCGGTTGAGATGGGAACCTTTAAGGAAATTAGTTTTGAAGCTTGCGGCATCCCTCATAGGATGGTGATTACCGGTGTATTCGATTGTGATTATGAGCGTTTAACCGCTGATCTTATCAAAATCTGCGAGACTGAAATCAAACTGTTTAAAGACCCCCCGCCAATGCAGGATTATCTTTTTCAGGTAATGGTGACCGGCAGTGATTATGGCGGTCTTGAACACAGAAACTCGACCGCGCTGATTTGCAGTCGTAATGATCTTCCCTACCACGGCATGGAAAAAGCCACGGATGGCTATCTACAGTTTTTAGAGCTCTGTAGCCATGAGTATTTCCATAGCTGGAATGTTAAGCGCATTCAACCTAAGGCTTATCAGCTTGCCGATTTGCAAACCCCGGTCTATACCACCCAGCTATGGTGGTTCGAGGGGGTGACCTCCTATTACGACAGTTTGATTCTGTTGCGTGCCGGAGTCATCGATCAACCGACCTATTTATCCATCCTTGCCAAACAGATGACCCGCGTTTATCGCATGCCGGGGCGTTTCAAGCAATCGGTGGCCGATTCTTCATGGCTAACCTGGACCAAGTTCTACCAGCAGGATGAAAATGCGCCGAACGCGATTATCAGCTATTACACCAAGGGAAGTTTGATTGCCCTGGCTCTTGATCTAATGATTAGAGAACAAAACAATAATCAGAAGTCGCTCGATGATGTATTGCTTTTTCTTTGGCACAATTTCGGCAAAAAACAGATAGGACTCGAAGACGGTCAAATTGAAGAGATTTGTTCTGAGGTAGCCGGCATGGATTTAAGCGAGTTTTTTGCCAGCAGCTTGTTTGCTACCGATGATATCGATTTTGCCAACCTGTTTGCCAAGTTCGGCATTGATTTCAAGTTGCGTCCTGCCGGCAGCCTTGCCGACCAAGGCGGTAGTGATTCTGACGCCAAAGACAATTATCTGGCCAATGCTTTGGGGGCGAATGTCGTCGATAGTGGTAATAATTCGATTAAGCTGACTCATGTCTGGCACAATCAAGCGGCTTATCATGCCGGTTTATCGGCCGCGGATGAAATCATTGCAATCAACGGCTTACGCATGCAAAACAAGGCTCAGCTTGAACAGTTGATGACTCGCAATAAGCCTGGTGCAAACCTGAGCTGTCATTATTTCAGACGTGATGAGTTAAGAGCTACCGAACTAAGCTTGACCGAGGCGCCCGCTGACAGAGTGGTGCTAAGCATCAATGAGACAAAAACCGAACTGAACTGGTTGCCTGTTTAG
- a CDS encoding SlyX family protein: MSKTITPDVILEKFHQLEINQSFQDETIAALETTVGKQHQQIQLLENKIQLLTEYIKSLKIQDGIKKPEEEVPPPHY; this comes from the coding sequence ATGAGCAAAACCATAACCCCCGATGTGATATTAGAGAAGTTTCATCAACTGGAGATCAATCAAAGTTTTCAGGATGAAACCATTGCCGCACTTGAAACCACGGTTGGCAAACAACACCAACAAATACAGTTATTGGAAAATAAAATCCAATTGCTGACGGAATACATCAAGAGCCTGAAGATACAGGACGGCATAAAAAAACCGGAAGAAGAAGTTCCGCCACCGCATTATTAA
- the rluB gene encoding 23S rRNA pseudouridine(2605) synthase RluB — MNAPTGEKLQKILARAGFGSRRSVEALIEQGLVKINGRTAKLGDRATAADKIKVRDQAVRETRLQKQPTQVILYNKPEGRLCTRNDEKGRDTIFAQLPRIVNGRWISVGRLDLNTSGLLVLTNNGELANRMMHPSYEIEREYTVRVFGEISDAIIKQLVTTGVVLEDGPAKFGKVTKMPTHEADSMNQWYRVTIKEGRNREVRRIWAAVGVQVSRLHRVRYGEFSLPRNLRKGKTQELSWKQVNQLLKSVHLPPEARPDLNKHQVVSEKKKKRMQTASKPVARKPSLKQRGKRTVHDLNDWDKPKRRR, encoded by the coding sequence ATGAACGCACCAACAGGTGAAAAACTACAGAAAATACTAGCCAGAGCCGGCTTCGGCTCAAGACGTTCGGTAGAAGCTTTGATCGAGCAGGGCTTGGTGAAGATCAATGGGCGCACCGCTAAGCTTGGTGATCGAGCTACTGCGGCAGATAAAATTAAGGTGCGGGACCAGGCGGTTCGTGAAACACGTCTGCAAAAGCAACCAACCCAAGTCATTCTTTATAACAAACCCGAAGGCCGTTTATGTACACGCAATGATGAAAAAGGGCGCGATACCATTTTCGCGCAGCTTCCACGCATTGTTAACGGTCGTTGGATCAGTGTTGGTCGTTTGGATTTGAATACCAGTGGTCTGCTGGTGTTGACCAATAACGGCGAGCTGGCCAACCGTATGATGCATCCGTCATATGAGATCGAACGTGAATATACGGTGCGTGTTTTCGGGGAGATCAGTGATGCCATTATCAAACAGTTGGTGACAACCGGTGTGGTATTGGAAGACGGACCGGCAAAATTCGGCAAGGTCACCAAAATGCCGACCCATGAAGCCGACTCGATGAACCAATGGTATCGTGTCACCATTAAAGAAGGGCGTAACCGTGAAGTACGCCGTATATGGGCGGCAGTCGGTGTTCAGGTAAGTCGCTTGCACCGCGTCCGTTATGGTGAGTTCAGTTTGCCACGCAACCTACGTAAAGGAAAAACTCAGGAGTTATCCTGGAAGCAGGTCAATCAATTATTGAAATCGGTCCACCTGCCACCGGAAGCCCGTCCGGACTTGAATAAACATCAAGTGGTTAGCGAAAAGAAAAAGAAACGTATGCAAACGGCCAGCAAGCCGGTGGCGCGCAAACCTTCCTTAAAGCAAAGAGGCAAGCGCACCGTTCACGATTTGAACGATTGGGATAAGCCGAAAAGACGCCGTTAA
- a CDS encoding site-2 protease family protein has protein sequence MNELSTIQLVAVWALPVIFAITLHEVAHGWAALKFGDKTALMLGRLTLNPLKHIDPIGTVIVPLVLVVLGGFVFGWAKAVPVDTRNFRNPAANMAWVALAGPAANLLMAIGWALLTKLGTVMYETSPDMAQFVIYSGIAGVSINLILMVLNLIPIPPLDGSRVLSAFLPKPLAWQYNRLEPYGFFILLGLLFFGILTPLLLGPFNYLKALLFALVGL, from the coding sequence GTGAATGAGCTTAGCACCATTCAGTTAGTCGCTGTTTGGGCATTGCCGGTCATCTTTGCCATAACCTTGCATGAAGTGGCTCACGGCTGGGCGGCATTAAAGTTCGGTGATAAAACTGCATTGATGTTAGGCCGTTTAACCTTGAATCCATTAAAGCATATCGATCCGATCGGTACGGTCATAGTGCCTTTGGTTTTGGTGGTTTTAGGCGGTTTTGTTTTCGGTTGGGCCAAGGCGGTGCCTGTCGATACGCGTAACTTCAGAAACCCTGCGGCGAATATGGCTTGGGTGGCATTAGCCGGGCCTGCGGCCAATTTATTGATGGCCATCGGCTGGGCTTTACTGACCAAGCTTGGCACGGTAATGTACGAAACTTCACCGGATATGGCTCAGTTCGTTATCTATAGCGGTATCGCAGGTGTCAGCATCAACCTGATTCTAATGGTATTAAACCTGATTCCGATTCCGCCTTTAGATGGCAGTCGAGTGTTATCGGCGTTTTTACCCAAGCCGCTGGCTTGGCAATACAACCGCCTAGAACCTTACGGTTTTTTTATTTTATTAGGCTTGCTGTTTTTCGGCATCCTAACCCCTTTATTGCTGGGGCCTTTTAATTACCTCAAAGCGCTATTGTTTGCTTTGGTAGGTCTATGA
- a CDS encoding L-threonylcarbamoyladenylate synthase produces MAKGGSRDSIYISVHPDNPQERLLLQVVDILNKGGVIAYPTESGYALGCLLDNKEGAERIRRIRQLDPKHPLALMCRDLSNLSEYAKVGNPQFRYLKTHLPGPYTFLLPASREVPNRLQSPKRKTIGLRVTPNTVTNALLGYFDKPLLTATMIEPNQDGLTQPMTDGWSIQESYGHLLDAVLDGGFSGFEPTTIIDFTDEEPVLIRQGQGEFLQ; encoded by the coding sequence GTGGCTAAAGGCGGTTCAAGAGACAGCATCTATATAAGTGTTCACCCGGACAATCCGCAGGAGCGCTTATTGCTTCAGGTGGTCGACATTCTAAATAAGGGGGGCGTGATCGCTTATCCGACCGAATCCGGTTATGCGCTGGGCTGTCTGCTGGATAACAAGGAAGGTGCCGAACGCATCCGTCGTATCCGTCAATTAGATCCAAAACACCCGTTGGCACTAATGTGTCGAGATCTGAGTAATTTATCCGAATATGCTAAGGTTGGTAATCCTCAATTTCGTTATCTAAAAACCCATCTGCCGGGGCCTTATACCTTCTTATTGCCGGCAAGCCGGGAAGTGCCGAATCGTTTACAGTCACCCAAACGAAAAACCATTGGTTTACGCGTTACCCCGAATACGGTCACCAATGCCTTGTTGGGGTATTTTGATAAACCTTTGTTGACCGCCACCATGATTGAACCGAATCAGGATGGCTTGACGCAACCGATGACCGATGGCTGGAGTATTCAGGAATCATACGGGCATTTATTGGATGCGGTTTTAGATGGTGGTTTTAGTGGCTTTGAACCAACCACAATTATTGATTTTACCGATGAAGAACCGGTTTTGATCCGTCAAGGACAAGGGGAGTTCCTGCAGTGA
- a CDS encoding PHP domain-containing protein has protein sequence MTKVMKIDLHCHSTASDGSLSPNQLIDLAVKHEVTHLAITDHDTTAGYMQALDYAKNNQVELISGVEASCDWQGHTIHIVGLDFDVTNSALQQGLQHIRNLRLERAALICERLQNKARVNIDNLEEKLNDKVGEGVVGRNHIAQILVEHDLVKNTQQAFDRYLKKGRPGYVAASWPSLQQIVEWIVQAGGIAVIAHPGIYKFTSSKLNRMITDFKAAGGQAIEVVNQPRHSAEINGMADRAKRFELWASVGSDFHRPEHTWRGLGWLAPLPQTVTPVWAHFKQSA, from the coding sequence ATGACAAAAGTTATGAAAATCGATTTGCACTGTCATAGCACCGCATCCGATGGCAGCTTGTCACCGAATCAGTTGATTGATCTAGCCGTTAAACATGAGGTCACCCATTTAGCGATTACCGATCACGACACCACCGCCGGTTATATGCAGGCGCTTGATTATGCAAAAAACAATCAGGTGGAACTGATTAGCGGTGTGGAAGCGTCTTGCGACTGGCAAGGGCATACCATTCATATTGTCGGCTTGGATTTTGATGTGACCAATAGCGCTTTGCAACAAGGCTTGCAACATATCCGCAATTTGCGCCTGGAACGCGCCGCCTTGATTTGTGAGCGCTTACAAAACAAGGCTCGAGTTAATATCGATAACCTTGAAGAAAAACTCAATGACAAGGTTGGTGAAGGGGTTGTCGGGCGTAATCATATCGCGCAGATTCTTGTTGAGCATGATCTGGTGAAAAACACACAGCAAGCGTTTGACCGCTATCTGAAAAAAGGGCGTCCAGGTTATGTCGCGGCCAGCTGGCCGTCATTGCAGCAGATTGTTGAATGGATTGTCCAAGCCGGTGGCATTGCGGTTATTGCCCATCCTGGTATCTATAAATTCACCAGCAGTAAACTCAACCGCATGATTACCGATTTTAAGGCCGCTGGTGGACAGGCCATCGAAGTGGTCAATCAACCTCGTCATAGCGCGGAAATCAATGGGATGGCAGATAGGGCCAAACGTTTTGAGCTCTGGGCCTCGGTGGGTTCTGATTTTCATCGTCCTGAACATACCTGGCGCGGTCTCGGTTGGCTAGCCCCTTTACCGCAAACCGTGACGCCGGTATGGGCGCATTTCAAACAAAGCGCCTAA
- a CDS encoding septation protein A produces the protein MKFLFDLFPIILFFIAYKMYDIYTATAVIIVASVVQVGYVYWKHKRVEKMHLITLALILVLGGLTLILQDPAFVMWKPTIVNWGFALVFLGSHFIGEKPIVQRMMGQAISLPDLIWVRLSWLWIFFFIISGITNLYVAYNYDEDTWVNFKLFGLMGMTLVFIVIQGLYISRYIQESDSEAEAEARLDGHTEDELTEKLNDKKKF, from the coding sequence ATGAAATTCTTGTTCGATTTGTTTCCCATTATTCTTTTCTTTATCGCCTATAAGATGTATGACATCTATACCGCCACAGCGGTGATTATCGTCGCCTCTGTCGTTCAGGTAGGTTATGTTTACTGGAAACATAAACGCGTGGAAAAAATGCATTTGATTACCTTGGCTTTAATTCTTGTTTTGGGTGGCTTAACCCTGATTCTGCAAGACCCTGCCTTTGTTATGTGGAAGCCTACAATCGTTAACTGGGGCTTTGCCCTGGTGTTTCTTGGTAGTCACTTTATTGGCGAAAAGCCGATTGTACAGCGCATGATGGGACAAGCAATCAGTCTGCCCGATCTGATCTGGGTTCGCTTAAGCTGGCTTTGGATTTTCTTTTTCATTATTTCCGGCATTACCAACCTTTATGTTGCCTATAACTATGATGAAGACACCTGGGTAAACTTTAAACTGTTCGGGCTAATGGGAATGACGCTGGTATTCATTGTCATTCAAGGTCTGTATATCAGCCGTTATATTCAGGAATCGGATTCCGAGGCGGAAGCGGAAGCACGTCTTGATGGGCACACAGAAGATGAACTGACTGAAAAACTGAATGATAAGAAAAAGTTTTAA
- a CDS encoding YciI family protein: protein MLYSIFAYDVADSLPLRKQARPGHIARLQEMAESGRLLLAGPNPAIDSEDPGEAGFSGSLIVAEFDSLEQAQQWANDDPYLAAGVYEKVVVKPFKKVLPA, encoded by the coding sequence ATGCTTTATTCGATTTTCGCTTATGATGTTGCAGACAGCCTACCGCTCCGTAAACAAGCCCGACCAGGCCATATTGCGCGCTTACAAGAGATGGCTGAAAGCGGCCGACTGCTTCTGGCAGGACCTAATCCGGCAATCGACAGTGAAGACCCGGGCGAAGCCGGTTTTAGCGGCAGCTTGATTGTCGCCGAATTCGATTCGCTTGAGCAGGCTCAACAGTGGGCTAATGATGATCCTTACCTAGCGGCCGGTGTTTACGAAAAGGTTGTCGTCAAACCATTTAAAAAGGTTCTGCCTGCCTAA
- the lexA gene encoding transcriptional repressor LexA, whose translation MSNVAYLIPKRNQKLQLQTAIDPLEMMDVDFISIPLLGWTSAGEPIQMEMDYDTVSVPSSMVKRETFALRVKGSSMIDENIEDGDIVIIERRSSAENGESVVVRINNEEVTMKKLYIEKSGVRLQPANKDMEPIILKNEDIEILGIVTGILRQP comes from the coding sequence ATGTCCAATGTCGCCTATCTGATTCCTAAGCGTAACCAGAAACTGCAACTGCAAACCGCCATTGATCCTTTGGAGATGATGGATGTCGATTTCATCAGTATTCCGCTTTTGGGTTGGACATCGGCCGGTGAACCGATTCAGATGGAAATGGATTATGACACGGTCTCAGTCCCTTCCAGCATGGTGAAGCGTGAAACCTTTGCTCTTAGAGTCAAAGGAAGTTCGATGATCGATGAAAACATCGAAGATGGCGATATTGTCATTATTGAGCGCCGCAGCTCGGCTGAAAACGGTGAATCCGTTGTGGTGCGTATCAACAATGAAGAAGTGACGATGAAAAAACTCTATATCGAAAAAAGTGGCGTGCGCCTACAGCCAGCCAATAAAGATATGGAGCCGATTATCCTTAAAAACGAAGATATTGAGATTCTCGGTATCGTTACCGGTATTCTGCGCCAACCTTAA
- a CDS encoding asparaginase domain-containing protein: protein MTQQAIRLFITGGTIDKDYNPISGELGFANSHLDQLLTEANTTLAIKPHQLMLKDSLDMNEDDRLIISQACQQCAEQHIVITHGTDTMTLTAQSLLQNPQLNNKTIVLTGAMRPFKLSNSDAAFNIGSALMAVQLQPPGVYICMNGKVFNGNKVIKDKQAGQFTLPA, encoded by the coding sequence ATGACTCAACAAGCGATCCGTCTTTTTATTACCGGTGGCACCATCGATAAAGACTACAACCCAATTAGCGGTGAACTGGGTTTCGCCAATTCGCATCTTGATCAATTGTTGACCGAGGCCAATACCACCTTGGCGATCAAACCACATCAGCTGATGTTAAAAGACAGCTTGGACATGAACGAAGACGATCGACTCATTATCAGTCAAGCTTGTCAGCAATGTGCCGAACAGCATATCGTCATTACCCATGGTACAGATACCATGACATTGACTGCCCAGAGCTTATTGCAGAATCCGCAACTGAATAATAAAACCATTGTCCTCACCGGGGCCATGCGCCCTTTTAAACTGTCAAACTCAGATGCAGCGTTTAATATCGGCAGCGCCTTAATGGCTGTACAACTTCAACCCCCAGGTGTCTATATCTGCATGAACGGCAAGGTCTTCAACGGCAATAAAGTCATTAAAGACAAGCAAGCCGGCCAATTCACCCTACCGGCTTAG
- a CDS encoding DMT family transporter gives MAVIIAYLMVVLIWTTTPLAIVWGGADDWFFAVAGRTALGALLILLVYYWYRWRSATLAFSFRVEALRVYFFAALPIFGGMTIMYWAGQFLPSGWIAVLFALTPVTTGLLAYLLLPEQQLSWRKWLAIFISLGGLLIIFVPNLSLHLESLQIYAILAAICSVCLHSLGSVLVKRCHVQLPALHIVIGALWFSVLGHFLIAPETLISWPQLSDRAAWAIAYAASVGSVIGFLFYFYLVRQVDAMKVALIPVLTPVSAMMFGVLFNNETVSVTMWIGTAVFLTGLLLFEWRFKRRT, from the coding sequence ATGGCGGTCATTATCGCTTATCTAATGGTTGTACTTATTTGGACAACCACGCCGCTGGCCATCGTATGGGGCGGCGCTGACGATTGGTTTTTCGCGGTGGCCGGCCGCACTGCGCTTGGCGCTCTGCTGATTTTACTAGTCTATTACTGGTATCGTTGGCGCTCAGCAACACTCGCCTTTTCTTTTAGAGTTGAAGCCTTAAGGGTCTACTTCTTTGCCGCACTGCCAATTTTTGGCGGTATGACCATTATGTATTGGGCGGGACAATTCCTGCCTTCCGGATGGATTGCGGTGTTATTTGCGCTAACGCCGGTCACTACAGGTTTATTGGCTTATTTGCTGTTGCCGGAACAGCAATTGAGCTGGAGAAAGTGGTTGGCGATATTTATCAGTCTTGGCGGCCTGCTGATTATTTTTGTGCCCAACCTTTCATTGCATCTAGAATCATTACAGATTTACGCCATCTTGGCGGCCATCTGCTCAGTATGCCTGCATTCGCTAGGCAGCGTGTTGGTTAAGCGCTGTCATGTGCAGCTTCCGGCGCTGCATATCGTTATCGGCGCCTTATGGTTTAGTGTCTTGGGACATTTTTTGATTGCTCCGGAGACTTTGATCTCTTGGCCACAACTTAGCGATAGAGCGGCTTGGGCAATCGCTTATGCCGCATCTGTCGGCTCCGTGATCGGTTTCTTATTCTATTTTTATCTGGTTCGCCAGGTTGATGCCATGAAAGTGGCGTTAATTCCGGTACTGACTCCGGTGTCGGCGATGATGTTTGGTGTCTTGTTTAACAATGAAACCGTGAGTGTCACCATGTGGATCGGAACCGCGGTGTTCTTGACAGGACTGCTGTTATTTGAATGGCGCTTTAAACGCCGTACGTAG
- the yjgA gene encoding ribosome biogenesis factor YjgA: protein MQDLGESIAELTESQIKKLQLPKTFTDAVLLLKTMDKGPALKRQKAYLGKILRQDEDLIVEIKEKLAEIEAKRKQQNAHFHKLEQWRDRLIGEGDAALHEFMEHYPQADRQQLRQWMRNAVKEQQQGKPPKAAREMFKYLRALEW from the coding sequence GTGCAGGACTTAGGTGAATCAATTGCCGAATTAACCGAGTCGCAAATCAAAAAGCTACAGTTGCCGAAAACCTTTACCGATGCGGTATTGCTACTGAAAACCATGGATAAAGGACCGGCTTTGAAGCGACAAAAGGCTTATCTTGGTAAAATCTTGCGTCAGGACGAAGATCTGATTGTTGAAATCAAAGAAAAGCTGGCGGAAATCGAAGCCAAGCGTAAGCAGCAAAATGCACACTTTCATAAGCTTGAGCAGTGGCGCGACCGCTTGATTGGTGAGGGCGACGCGGCTTTACATGAATTCATGGAACATTATCCGCAAGCCGATCGCCAGCAGTTGAGACAGTGGATGCGTAATGCGGTTAAGGAGCAACAGCAGGGGAAGCCACCAAAGGCCGCAAGAGAAATGTTCAAATATCTTCGTGCATTGGAGTGGTAA
- the ligA gene encoding NAD-dependent DNA ligase LigA: MSQSIDHLSQAQQQQLLDDLKQEIAKLNHAYYVLDEPLASDAYYDELYQRLLTIEKLHPEWVSKDSPSQRVGDKPLAHFNSVTHAVPMYSLDNAFSQDDLQDFARRINDRLNNEQPLAFSAEPKMDGLAINIRYENGELIQATTRGDGTVGEDVTHNIRTMRCVPLKLWGRGWPQVLEVRGEVFMSKKTFNALNEIQMQNQQKVFANPRNAAAGTLRQLDPRIAAKRNLSLYLYGWGEISDDWQQPSEYEKTILSFAEWGLPINPDSRVVSGTKGMSDYYDELLAKRNDLPYEIDGIVYKVNDLTLYSQLGFTAKAPRWAIARKFPAQEVWTELLGIDIQVGRTGALTPVARLKPVSVGGVVVSNATLHNQDEIDRKDVCIGDTVIVRRAGDVIPEVVGPVLAQRPVQITRFVMPEHCPECGSDVIKEQDKAVYRCTGGLFCPAQRKRALQHFVSRKAMDIVGLGDKLIDQLIDLSLIKHPDDLYKLDIETLAELDRMAIKSAQNIVAAIEASKQTTLARFIFALGIPEVGEVTAKNLANHFITLDAIKAASIEQLLAVADIGEIVAQHIVEFFMQPHNLEVIDGLLAAGIEWPTPEVVEQQDSAFSGKVVVLTGSLQQLTRTDAKQKLEALGAKVTGSISAKTDYLIAGEKAGSKLGKAESLGVTVLSEAQWLEMIGE; encoded by the coding sequence ATGTCGCAATCCATTGATCATCTCAGCCAAGCTCAACAACAGCAATTATTGGACGATTTAAAACAAGAAATCGCCAAGCTTAACCATGCGTATTATGTGCTGGATGAGCCACTTGCTAGCGATGCCTATTATGATGAGCTCTACCAGCGCTTATTGACGATTGAGAAGCTGCATCCGGAATGGGTTAGCAAGGACTCGCCAAGCCAGCGTGTCGGTGACAAGCCGTTGGCTCACTTCAATAGCGTGACTCATGCGGTACCTATGTACTCACTGGATAACGCCTTTAGTCAGGATGATCTGCAAGATTTTGCCCGTCGAATTAATGATCGTTTGAATAATGAACAGCCTCTGGCGTTTTCTGCCGAACCGAAAATGGACGGTTTGGCAATCAATATCCGTTATGAAAACGGCGAGCTGATTCAGGCGACCACTCGAGGCGACGGTACTGTCGGTGAGGATGTCACTCATAATATCCGCACCATGCGGTGCGTTCCTTTAAAGCTTTGGGGGAGAGGCTGGCCTCAGGTGCTCGAAGTGCGCGGTGAAGTCTTCATGTCGAAAAAGACGTTTAATGCCTTGAATGAGATTCAAATGCAAAATCAGCAGAAGGTTTTTGCCAACCCTCGCAATGCGGCGGCGGGGACCCTGCGCCAACTTGATCCTCGAATTGCCGCGAAACGCAATCTAAGCCTTTATCTTTATGGTTGGGGTGAGATCAGTGACGATTGGCAGCAGCCCTCCGAGTATGAAAAAACGATTTTAAGTTTTGCCGAATGGGGGTTGCCGATCAATCCGGACAGTCGTGTGGTATCCGGCACTAAAGGCATGTCAGATTATTACGATGAGTTGTTGGCCAAGCGTAATGATTTACCTTATGAGATCGACGGTATTGTCTACAAAGTCAATGATTTAACGCTGTATTCTCAATTGGGTTTCACCGCCAAAGCACCGCGTTGGGCTATTGCTAGAAAATTTCCCGCGCAGGAGGTCTGGACGGAGTTGCTCGGCATTGATATTCAGGTCGGACGCACCGGCGCCTTGACACCGGTTGCCCGTTTGAAACCGGTATCTGTCGGTGGTGTGGTTGTCTCTAATGCCACGCTGCACAATCAAGATGAAATCGATCGTAAGGATGTCTGTATTGGTGATACGGTAATTGTCCGCCGAGCGGGCGATGTAATCCCTGAAGTGGTCGGACCGGTGCTGGCACAACGCCCAGTGCAGATAACCCGTTTTGTGATGCCTGAGCATTGCCCGGAATGCGGCTCGGATGTCATTAAAGAGCAAGATAAGGCGGTTTATCGCTGCACTGGAGGGCTTTTCTGTCCGGCTCAGCGTAAGCGCGCTTTACAGCATTTTGTCTCGCGTAAGGCGATGGATATCGTCGGTCTGGGTGATAAACTGATTGATCAATTGATTGATCTGTCTTTGATTAAACACCCGGATGATCTTTATAAGCTCGATATTGAAACCTTGGCCGAATTGGATCGTATGGCGATCAAATCGGCGCAAAATATCGTAGCTGCCATAGAAGCATCAAAGCAGACCACCTTAGCCCGTTTTATTTTCGCTTTGGGAATTCCAGAAGTAGGCGAGGTTACCGCTAAAAATCTGGCCAATCACTTTATCACTTTGGATGCTATTAAAGCCGCCAGTATCGAGCAGCTGCTAGCGGTTGCCGATATTGGCGAGATTGTCGCCCAGCATATTGTCGAGTTTTTTATGCAACCGCACAACTTGGAAGTAATCGATGGTTTGCTTGCCGCCGGTATTGAGTGGCCGACGCCAGAAGTTGTCGAACAGCAGGACTCTGCTTTTAGTGGTAAGGTAGTGGTGTTAACCGGCAGCCTACAACAATTAACAAGAACTGATGCCAAGCAAAAGCTTGAGGCATTGGGTGCCAAGGTAACGGGTAGCATTTCGGCGAAAACCGACTATCTGATTGCCGGAGAAAAAGCCGGTTCCAAGCTTGGTAAAGCGGAATCGCTCGGTGTCACGGTGCTTAGTGAAGCACAGTGGCTGGAAATGATTGGAGAGTAA